The DNA region CCAACAGTCAGCGCACCTCATTCCAGCAAAGCGCATCGCCGCGTACGCTGCACTCATCCGATGATCGATCCCAAGGAGCCGCGATGCGTGTCGCTCTGTTCCTGACCTGTGTCAACGACACGCTCTACCCGGATACCGGCCGCGCCGTGGTGAAACTGCTGACCAGGCTGGGCGTGGACGTCGATTTCCCGATGGCGCAGACGTGCTGCGGGCAGGCGCACTACAACACCGGTTACCGTCACCAGGCCGAGCCGATGGCCCGGCATTTCTCCGATGTTTTCGGAGGGTACGAAGCGATCGTGACCCCATCGGGGTCGTGCGGCGCGATGGTGCGGGAGTTGTATCCGCGGATGGGCGAGCGGGCGCGCGCCGAGGGCCGCGGGGACACCCTCGCAGCCACGCTCGCGCCGGTCGTGCCGAAGACGTACGAGCTCACCGAGTTCCTGGTCGACGTGCTCGGGGTGACGGACGTGGGCGCGTACTACCCGCACACCGTCACGTACCACCCCACCTGTCACGGGCTGCGGAGCCTCGGGCTCGGCGACCGGCCGCGCCGACTGCTCCAGTCCGTCAAGGGACTTGAGCTGAAGGAGCTGCCCGGCGCGGACGAGTGCTGTGGCTTCGGCGGCACGTTCGCCGTCAAGAACTCCGATGTATCGGCGGCGATGGGTGCCGACAAGGTGCGCAACGCCGAGTCGACGGGCGCCGACGTGCTGTGCGCGGCCGACAACTCCTGCCTCATGCACATCGGCGGCACCATGACCCGGCTCAGGACGGACATGCGTCCGGTGCACATCGCGGAGATCCTCGCGAGCACGGAGGAGGAGCCCCTCTCATGAACGGGACGTTCGTCGGCATGAACAGCCACAGCGGAGAGGAGCCGAGCGCATGAGCGGTGGGACTTTCGTCGGGATGCCGTCCTTCCCCAAGGCCGCGCACGAGGCCGTCAACAACAAGACCCTGCGCGGCAATCTGCGCCACGCCACCCACACCATCCGCGCCAAGCGCGCGAACGCGGTCGCGGAGGTCTCCGACTGGGCCGAGCTGCGCGAGGCCGGCAAACAGATCAAGGACCACACGCTCCGTCATCTCGACCGGTATCTCGTGCAGTTGGAGGAGTCGGTCACGGCGGCGGGCGGCACGGTGCACTGGGCCGCCGACGCGGACGAGGCCAACCGGATCGTCACGTATCTCGTCAAGGCGACCGGCGAGAGCGAGGTCGTCAAGGTCAAGTCGATGGCCACGCAGGAGATCGGTCTCAACGAGGCGCTCGAGGCCGAGGGCATCAACGCCTACGAGACCGATCTCGCCGAGCTCATCGTGCAGTTGGGCAAGGACCGGCCCTCCCACATCCTCGTGCCGGCCATCCACCGCAACCGCGGCGAGATCCGTGACATCTTCGCGCGCGAGATGAGCGAGTGGGGCCGCCCCGCGCCGGAGGGTCTCACCGACACGCCCGCCGAACTGGCCGAGGCCGCCCGCGTGCATCTGCGCGAGAAGTTCCTGCGCGCCAAGGTCGGTGTCTCCGGCGCCAACTTCATGGTCGCCGAGACCGGCACGCTGGTCGTCGTGGAGTCCGAGGGCAACGGCCGGATGTGCCTGACCCTCCCCGAGACGCTGATCTCGGTCGTCGGCATCGAGAAGATCGTGCCGGCCTGGCAGGACCTGGAGGTCTTCCTCCAGACGCTCCCCCGCTCCTCCACGGCCGAGCGCATGAACCCGTACACCTCCACCTGGACCGGCACGACGGACGAGGACGGTCCCCAGACCTTCCATCTGGTCCTCATCGACAACGGCCGCACCGACACGCTGGCCGACGAGGTGGGCCGCCAGGCCCTGCGCTGCATCCGCTGTTCGGCGTGCCTCAACGTCTGCCCGGTGTACGAGCGGGCGGGCGGCCACGCGTACGGCTCGGTCTACCCGGGCCCGATCGGCGCGATCCTCAGCCCTCAACTCCGGGGCACGCAGAGCGAGATCGACGCGTCGCTCCCGTACGCCTCCTCGTTGTGCGGTGCCTGCTACGACGTCTGCCCGGTGGCCATCGACATCCCGGAGGTGCTGGTGCATCTACGGGAGCGGGTCGTCGAGGGCGGCGTCGTGACCCGGGACGGCGCCAAGGTCGTGCTCAAGCCCGCGAAGGGGCATGCCGCCGAGCGGGCGGCGATGCGCGCGGCGCGGTGGGCCTTCGGTCATCCGGGCGCGCTGCGCACCGGCCAGCGATTCGCCTCCCGGACCCGCCGTTTCCATCCGCGGACCCTGCCCGGTCCCGGTAAAGCCTGGAGCGAGACCCGGGCGCTGCCGACGGTTCCCGCGGAGCCGTTCCGCGACTGGTGGCAGCGGACGCACGGTGGAAAGGACGCGTCGAAGTGAGCAGCAGGGATCTGATCCTGGCCCGGGTACGGCGCGCGATCGCGGACGTACCGCGAGACGACACGCCGTACGACCAGGCCTTCGAGCGCGGGTATCTGCGCGAGCACGGGGACCGGAGTGTCGAGCAGACGGTGGACCTGCTGGCGGAGAACCTCGCGGACTACCGGGCGCGGGTGCACCGCTGTGACGCCGACGGGCTGGCGGAGACGATCGCCCGGCTGCTGGCCGAGCGGGGTTCGACGTCGGTCGTCACGCCGACGGGCCTGGACCCGGAGTGGCTTGCGGCCGCCGACGTGACGCGGGTTCCGGACCGGCTCGACAGCACCCCGGCCGAACTGGACCGCGTCGACAGCGTCGTCACCGCGTGTGCGGTCGCGATCGCCGAGACCGGCACCATCGTCCTGGACGGCGGCCCGGACCAGGGCCGTCGCCGGATCACCCTGGTCCCGGACCACCACATCTGTGTCGTACGCGTCCCCGGCCAGGTCGTGTCCTCCGTGCCCCAGGGGCTGGAGCGCCTGGACCCGGCCCGCCCGCTGACCTGGATCTCGGGCCCCTCCGCCACCAGTGACATCGAGCTCGACCGGGTGGAGGGGGTGCACGGTCCGCGCACGCTGGAGGTGGTGCTGGTGAGCGGAGAGTGACGGACGCGGTTAGCGTGAGGTCATGATCCGGTTCGAGCAGGTCACCAAGCGCTACCCGGACGGCACGACGGCCGTGGACGGCCTCTCGTTCGAGGTGTCCGAGGGCGAACTCGTCACGCTCGTGGGCCCGTCCGGCTGCGGCAAGACGACGACCATGATGATGGTGAACCGCCTCATCGAGCCGACGTCCGGCCGGATCCTCGTGGACGGCGAGGACATCGCGGCGGTGGACCCCGTGAAGCTCAGGCGACGGATCGGATACGTCATCCAGCAGGTGGGCCTCTTCCCGCACCGGACGGTCCTCGACAACACGGCGACCGTGCCGACGCTCGTGGGCTGGAAGAGGGCGAAGGCCCGCGCGCGGGCGGCTGAGCTGCTCGACCTGGTCGGTCTGGACCCGAAGACGTTCGGCTCGCGCTATCCGGACCAGTTGTCGGGCGGTCAGCGCCAGCGCGTCGGCGTGGCGCGGGCGCTCGCTGCCGACCCGCCGGTGCTGCTGATGGACGAGCCGTTCGGTGCGGTCGACCCGGTGGTGCGCGAGCAGTTGCAGGACGAGTTCCTGCGGATGCAGGCCGCCGTGCGCAAGACGGTGCTGCTGGTCACGCACGACATCGAGGAGGCCGTCCGGCTCGGCGACCGCATCGCGGTGTACGGGCAGGGGCGCATCGAGCAGTTCGACACGCCCGGGGCGGTGCTGGGCACCCCGGCGACTCCGTACGTGGCCGAGTTCGTGGGCGCCGACCGGGGTCTGAAGCGGCTGTCGGTCACCGAGATCGAGCCCGACGACCTGGAGCAGCCCCCGGTCGCGCGCCTCGACGAGCCGGCCGAGCGGGCCGCCGCCCGGCTGGACACGGAGGGCGCCCGCTGGGCCGTCGTCCTGGACTCCGGCGGCGATCTGCACGGCTGGGTGGGTGTCGACGAGCTGGCCGCGGGCGGCACGGTCGGTGACCTGGCCCACCGGATGAACTCCTGGGTGCCGGTGGGCGCCCCGCTGAAGCAGGCCTTCGGTGTGATGCTCCAGCACGACGCCGGGTGGGTGGCCGTGCTGGAGGGTGCGCGGTTCCTCGGCGTACTGACCCCCGCGAAGCTGCACGAGGCGCTACGGCGGTCGGTGGACGCGGACGCCCTGGGTGTGGCGCGGGGTCAGGTG from Streptomyces sp. NBC_00258 includes:
- a CDS encoding LutB/LldF family L-lactate oxidation iron-sulfur protein, which gives rise to MSGGTFVGMPSFPKAAHEAVNNKTLRGNLRHATHTIRAKRANAVAEVSDWAELREAGKQIKDHTLRHLDRYLVQLEESVTAAGGTVHWAADADEANRIVTYLVKATGESEVVKVKSMATQEIGLNEALEAEGINAYETDLAELIVQLGKDRPSHILVPAIHRNRGEIRDIFAREMSEWGRPAPEGLTDTPAELAEAARVHLREKFLRAKVGVSGANFMVAETGTLVVVESEGNGRMCLTLPETLISVVGIEKIVPAWQDLEVFLQTLPRSSTAERMNPYTSTWTGTTDEDGPQTFHLVLIDNGRTDTLADEVGRQALRCIRCSACLNVCPVYERAGGHAYGSVYPGPIGAILSPQLRGTQSEIDASLPYASSLCGACYDVCPVAIDIPEVLVHLRERVVEGGVVTRDGAKVVLKPAKGHAAERAAMRAARWAFGHPGALRTGQRFASRTRRFHPRTLPGPGKAWSETRALPTVPAEPFRDWWQRTHGGKDASK
- a CDS encoding LutC/YkgG family protein; translation: MSSRDLILARVRRAIADVPRDDTPYDQAFERGYLREHGDRSVEQTVDLLAENLADYRARVHRCDADGLAETIARLLAERGSTSVVTPTGLDPEWLAAADVTRVPDRLDSTPAELDRVDSVVTACAVAIAETGTIVLDGGPDQGRRRITLVPDHHICVVRVPGQVVSSVPQGLERLDPARPLTWISGPSATSDIELDRVEGVHGPRTLEVVLVSGE
- a CDS encoding betaine/proline/choline family ABC transporter ATP-binding protein (Members of the family are the ATP-binding subunit of ABC transporters for substrates such as betaine, L-proline or other amino acids, choline, carnitine, etc. The substrate specificity is best determined from the substrate-binding subunit, rather than this subunit, as it interacts with the permease subunit and not with substrate directly.); this translates as MIRFEQVTKRYPDGTTAVDGLSFEVSEGELVTLVGPSGCGKTTTMMMVNRLIEPTSGRILVDGEDIAAVDPVKLRRRIGYVIQQVGLFPHRTVLDNTATVPTLVGWKRAKARARAAELLDLVGLDPKTFGSRYPDQLSGGQRQRVGVARALAADPPVLLMDEPFGAVDPVVREQLQDEFLRMQAAVRKTVLLVTHDIEEAVRLGDRIAVYGQGRIEQFDTPGAVLGTPATPYVAEFVGADRGLKRLSVTEIEPDDLEQPPVARLDEPAERAAARLDTEGARWAVVLDSGGDLHGWVGVDELAAGGTVGDLAHRMNSWVPVGAPLKQAFGVMLQHDAGWVAVLEGARFLGVLTPAKLHEALRRSVDADALGVARGQVEFDSVADA
- a CDS encoding (Fe-S)-binding protein yields the protein MRVALFLTCVNDTLYPDTGRAVVKLLTRLGVDVDFPMAQTCCGQAHYNTGYRHQAEPMARHFSDVFGGYEAIVTPSGSCGAMVRELYPRMGERARAEGRGDTLAATLAPVVPKTYELTEFLVDVLGVTDVGAYYPHTVTYHPTCHGLRSLGLGDRPRRLLQSVKGLELKELPGADECCGFGGTFAVKNSDVSAAMGADKVRNAESTGADVLCAADNSCLMHIGGTMTRLRTDMRPVHIAEILASTEEEPLS